In one Corallococcus sp. EGB genomic region, the following are encoded:
- a CDS encoding S24/S26 family peptidase, producing the protein MASAPQPGSVIEGLRWIPVAGDSMWPSLRAGDVAEVEPLMEPPRPGEVVLARFDSSLVLHRVRWCDGQVCALRGDNGGAEDPPLPLVRILGRARRVRRGGALLEMDCWDVGPRRLGRWRATLKRQVAAWLGRAGRA; encoded by the coding sequence ATGGCGAGCGCTCCCCAACCCGGCTCCGTGATCGAAGGCCTCCGCTGGATCCCCGTGGCCGGGGACAGCATGTGGCCGTCGTTGCGCGCGGGGGACGTGGCGGAGGTGGAGCCGCTGATGGAGCCGCCGCGCCCGGGCGAGGTGGTGCTGGCGCGCTTCGACTCCTCGCTGGTGCTGCACCGGGTGCGTTGGTGTGACGGGCAGGTCTGCGCGCTGCGTGGGGACAACGGCGGCGCCGAAGATCCGCCGCTGCCGCTCGTTCGTATCCTGGGGCGTGCGCGGCGTGTGCGCCGGGGCGGGGCGCTGCTGGAGATGGACTGCTGGGACGTGGGGCCGCGGAGGCTGGGCCGCTGGCGCGCGACGCTGAAGCGCCAGGTGGCCGCGTGGCTGGGGAGGGCGGGCCGCGCATGA
- the hisS gene encoding histidine--tRNA ligase, which produces MNDLLPGDIEVWQFVESTARTLFGRFGYGEVRTPMVEDTALFVRSVGEETDIVGKEMYTFEDKGGRSLSLRPEGTAPAARAYIEHSVNNQEPVTRWFYTGPMFRYERMKTGRYRQFYQIGAEAYGAKEAAQDVELMDMVVQFLEALGLQDVTLNINSLGDDNCRPAYHAKLVEYLKAHRDELCADCQQRLERNPLRVLDCKNEKCQAVAAAGPNVQEFLCEPCRAHFSDLQRKLGVLGIRYAVNHRLVRGLDYYTRTVFEFIAADPALGTASTVCGGGRYDKMMKGLGGPDVPAVGFAMGLDRLVLLLKSAGKSFTQRPDLFIAVADEGSQDEGLKLASRLRREGLKVDFDTRGGSLKSQMKRADKSGARFTLVLGEQERTTGQAKLKPMAGGEPIPVALDSVTATVRAQPEAPAAAPTA; this is translated from the coding sequence ATGAACGACCTTCTGCCGGGCGACATCGAGGTCTGGCAGTTCGTCGAGTCGACCGCGCGCACGCTGTTCGGCCGCTTCGGCTACGGCGAGGTGCGCACGCCGATGGTGGAGGACACCGCCCTCTTCGTGCGCAGCGTGGGCGAGGAGACGGACATCGTCGGCAAGGAAATGTACACCTTCGAGGACAAGGGCGGCCGCAGCCTGTCCCTGCGTCCGGAGGGCACCGCGCCCGCGGCGCGCGCGTACATCGAGCACTCGGTGAACAACCAGGAGCCGGTGACGCGCTGGTTCTACACGGGGCCCATGTTCCGCTACGAGCGGATGAAGACGGGCCGCTACCGTCAGTTCTACCAGATTGGCGCGGAGGCCTACGGCGCGAAGGAGGCCGCGCAGGATGTGGAGCTGATGGACATGGTGGTGCAGTTCCTGGAAGCCCTGGGCCTCCAGGACGTCACCCTGAACATCAACTCGCTGGGCGACGACAACTGCCGGCCCGCCTACCACGCGAAGCTGGTGGAGTACCTCAAGGCGCACCGAGACGAGCTGTGCGCGGACTGTCAGCAGCGACTGGAGCGCAACCCGCTGCGCGTGCTCGACTGCAAGAACGAGAAGTGCCAGGCGGTGGCCGCGGCGGGACCCAACGTGCAGGAGTTCCTGTGCGAGCCGTGCCGCGCGCACTTCAGCGACCTGCAGCGCAAGCTGGGCGTGCTAGGCATCCGCTACGCGGTGAACCACCGGCTGGTGCGCGGCCTGGACTACTACACGCGGACCGTCTTCGAGTTCATCGCCGCGGACCCCGCGCTGGGCACCGCCAGCACCGTGTGCGGCGGCGGGCGCTACGACAAGATGATGAAGGGCCTGGGCGGCCCGGACGTGCCCGCGGTGGGCTTCGCCATGGGGCTGGACCGGCTGGTGCTGCTGCTCAAGTCCGCCGGCAAGTCCTTCACCCAACGGCCGGACCTGTTCATCGCCGTGGCCGACGAGGGCTCTCAGGACGAGGGGCTCAAGCTGGCCAGCCGCCTGCGCCGCGAGGGCCTGAAGGTGGACTTCGACACGCGCGGCGGCAGCCTCAAGAGCCAGATGAAGCGCGCGGACAAGTCCGGCGCCCGCTTCACGCTGGTGCTGGGCGAACAGGAGCGCACCACCGGCCAGGCGAAGCTCAAGCCCATGGCCGGCGGCGAACCCATCCCGGTGGCCCTGGACAGCGTCACCGCCACCGTGCGGGCCCAGCCGGAGGCTCCGGCCGCCGCGCCCACGGCTTGA
- the asd gene encoding archaetidylserine decarboxylase (Phosphatidylserine decarboxylase is synthesized as a single chain precursor. Generation of the pyruvoyl active site from a Ser is coupled to cleavage of a Gly-Ser bond between the larger (beta) and smaller (alpha chains). It is an integral membrane protein.) has protein sequence MNEQTFMKLMRVLPKSAVSSAVGLATRLPAPAPVHHWAMRAFAKAYNVDMEEAEHSFEKYPTFAQFFTRGLKPGLRPVDAGEKVVVSPVDGRVSQVGYADNGRCLQAKGIEYTVDELLGDSQAAKPFHGGAWTTLYLSPRDYHRIHAPLGGTITGYAYIPGEFWPVNPASVKNKQSLFCVNERLVTYLDTAAGKVAVVKVGATCVSRIKASYEDITTHLGQPGKVHQYGTAIPVEKGGELGRFEMGSTVILCFEPGRVRWDDSLQAEAVVRMGTRIGVIT, from the coding sequence ATGAACGAACAGACCTTCATGAAGTTGATGCGCGTGCTGCCCAAGTCGGCGGTGTCCTCCGCGGTGGGCCTGGCCACGCGCCTGCCCGCGCCCGCGCCGGTGCACCACTGGGCCATGCGCGCCTTCGCCAAGGCGTACAACGTGGACATGGAGGAGGCGGAGCACTCCTTCGAGAAGTACCCGACCTTCGCCCAGTTCTTCACCCGCGGCCTGAAGCCGGGCCTGCGCCCGGTGGACGCGGGTGAGAAGGTCGTCGTGTCCCCGGTGGACGGCCGGGTGTCCCAGGTGGGCTACGCGGACAACGGGCGCTGCCTGCAGGCGAAGGGCATCGAGTACACGGTGGACGAGCTGCTGGGGGACTCCCAGGCGGCGAAGCCCTTCCACGGCGGCGCCTGGACGACGCTGTACCTGTCGCCGCGCGACTACCACCGCATCCACGCGCCGCTGGGCGGCACCATCACCGGGTACGCGTACATCCCGGGTGAGTTCTGGCCGGTGAACCCCGCGTCGGTGAAGAACAAGCAGTCGCTGTTCTGCGTGAACGAGCGGCTGGTGACGTACCTGGACACCGCGGCCGGCAAGGTGGCGGTGGTGAAGGTGGGCGCCACCTGCGTGTCGCGCATCAAGGCGTCGTACGAGGACATCACCACGCACCTCGGCCAGCCCGGCAAGGTGCACCAGTACGGCACGGCCATCCCGGTGGAGAAGGGCGGCGAGCTGGGCCGCTTCGAGATGGGCTCCACGGTCATCCTCTGCTTCGAGCCCGGCCGCGTGCGCTGGGACGACAGCCTCCAGGCGGAAGCGGTGGTGCGCATGGGCACGCGTATCGGAGTCATCACGTGA
- a CDS encoding metallophosphoesterase yields the protein MRIAVISDIHSNIEALTEVLRVAEHQKVDRFVSLGDIVGYGASPNPCCDLVRSVAEITLLGNHDAAVAGRMDYSYYYDAARHALDWSANVISDENLAWLRSLPYTYRIGEVGFCHGSPIDPKAYEYIFALEQARELTPYVAELPEVTFIGHSHLCRAFAIGNGEVNDVVAQKFVLRKGYKYIVSVGSVGQPRDYDNRACFVICDTDARTVEYLRVEYDIETSAQKIFDADLALNFGKRLFLGV from the coding sequence ATGCGCATCGCCGTCATCTCCGACATCCACTCCAACATCGAGGCCCTCACGGAGGTGCTGAGGGTGGCGGAGCACCAGAAGGTGGACCGCTTCGTGTCGCTGGGGGACATCGTCGGGTACGGGGCGTCTCCCAACCCTTGCTGCGACCTGGTGCGCTCGGTGGCGGAGATCACGCTGCTGGGCAACCACGACGCCGCGGTGGCGGGGCGGATGGACTACTCGTACTACTACGACGCCGCCCGGCACGCGCTCGACTGGAGCGCCAACGTCATCTCCGATGAGAACCTGGCCTGGCTGCGCAGCCTCCCGTACACGTACCGCATCGGCGAGGTGGGCTTCTGCCACGGGTCTCCCATCGACCCGAAGGCGTACGAGTACATCTTCGCGCTGGAGCAGGCGCGGGAGCTGACGCCTTACGTGGCGGAGCTTCCGGAGGTCACGTTCATTGGCCACAGCCACCTGTGCCGCGCGTTCGCCATTGGCAACGGCGAGGTGAACGACGTGGTGGCCCAGAAGTTCGTGCTGCGCAAGGGCTACAAGTACATCGTGTCCGTGGGGAGCGTGGGGCAGCCGCGCGACTACGACAACCGGGCCTGCTTCGTCATCTGCGACACGGACGCGCGCACGGTGGAGTACCTGCGCGTGGAGTACGACATCGAGACCTCCGCGCAGAAGATCTTCGACGCGGACCTGGCGCTCAACTTCGGCAAGCGGCTGTTCCTGGGCGTGTAG
- a CDS encoding TIGR02266 family protein: protein MSENRKHARVGTHLRCWCEGENVTLYARIANLSEGGLFVRTSTPLAAGTRTQVRLTQQATDTQLQAQATVVWLRQDEQPAGRPPGMGLRFEALDADALTSLRRIISQQQLLPL, encoded by the coding sequence TTGAGCGAAAATCGAAAGCACGCGCGGGTCGGCACCCACCTGCGCTGCTGGTGCGAGGGTGAGAACGTGACCCTGTATGCACGCATCGCCAACCTGAGCGAGGGGGGCCTCTTCGTCAGGACGAGCACCCCGCTGGCGGCGGGGACGCGGACGCAGGTGCGGCTCACCCAGCAGGCGACGGACACGCAGTTGCAGGCACAGGCCACGGTCGTCTGGTTGCGGCAGGATGAGCAGCCCGCGGGCCGCCCCCCGGGCATGGGCCTGAGATTCGAAGCGTTGGACGCGGACGCACTGACGAGTCTGCGGCGCATCATCTCCCAGCAGCAGCTGCTCCCCCTATAG
- a CDS encoding PfkB family carbohydrate kinase, translating to MSLLVVGSIALDSLETPFGKKEDVLGGSATYFSTSASFFSPVQLVAVIGEDFPEAHLQFLRGRGIDLEGLTREAGRTFRWKGKYGWELNEAQTLDTQLNVFESFSPNLPAAYRETPYVFLGNIHPELQSRVLDQVKAPKLVAADTMNFWIQGSRPALLKTLQRVNLLFINDAEARQLSGEHNVVKAARAILAMGPTRVVIKRGEHGALLFDQDHIFACPAFPLSEVFDPTGAGDTFAGGFMGTLASSGGGKVDQQVLRKAMVMGSVMASFTVEKFSLERLREVQRPEIHARFAEFKKLTHFDDLGPLGG from the coding sequence ATGTCTCTTCTCGTCGTCGGTTCAATCGCGCTGGACTCGCTGGAAACGCCCTTCGGCAAGAAGGAGGACGTGCTGGGTGGCTCGGCCACCTACTTCTCCACCTCCGCGTCCTTCTTCAGCCCCGTGCAGTTGGTGGCGGTGATTGGCGAGGATTTCCCGGAGGCGCACCTGCAGTTCCTGCGCGGGCGCGGCATCGACCTGGAGGGGCTCACTCGTGAGGCCGGCCGCACCTTCCGCTGGAAGGGCAAGTACGGCTGGGAGCTCAACGAGGCGCAGACGCTGGACACCCAGCTCAACGTCTTCGAGTCCTTTTCGCCCAACCTGCCCGCCGCCTACCGCGAGACGCCCTACGTCTTCCTGGGCAACATCCACCCGGAACTCCAGTCGCGCGTGCTGGACCAGGTGAAGGCGCCCAAGCTGGTGGCCGCGGACACGATGAACTTCTGGATCCAGGGCAGCCGCCCCGCGCTGCTCAAGACGCTCCAGCGCGTGAACCTGCTCTTCATCAACGACGCGGAGGCGCGCCAGCTGTCCGGCGAGCACAACGTCGTGAAGGCCGCCCGCGCCATCCTGGCCATGGGCCCCACCCGCGTGGTCATCAAGCGCGGCGAGCACGGCGCGCTCCTCTTCGACCAGGACCACATCTTCGCCTGCCCGGCCTTCCCCCTCTCCGAGGTGTTCGATCCCACCGGCGCGGGTGACACCTTCGCCGGCGGCTTCATGGGCACCCTGGCCAGCTCCGGCGGCGGCAAGGTGGATCAGCAGGTGCTGCGCAAGGCCATGGTCATGGGCAGCGTGATGGCCTCCTTCACCGTGGAGAAGTTCAGCCTGGAGCGCCTGCGCGAGGTGCAGCGCCCGGAGATCCACGCCCGCTTCGCCGAGTTCAAGAAGCTCACCCACTTCGACGACCTGGGCCCGCTGGGCGGGTAG
- a CDS encoding MlaD family protein: MKKLVTPFRVGLLVLAAGAFLITFVLFAKKGGLSDRDSTQVWAYFRDASGLAVRGRVQIAGIPVGEISDISLEGTRAKVWLKIRKGVDLRQDAAVTKRSESLLGDYLLDLNPGTEQAPELENGGQIRRVVDTQGVEAVFESLSQITSDIQQVTGALREVLGGEKGAGSLERIVENLVRLSDSVDATVRRNTDRLDTIMANVEGVSSDVRAITQGNGAEVTRIVTNVERITQDVREVLGTVKNIVGSGEGEFKESVSSLKQTLGRLDSTLANLEEITTKVKNGEGAAGALLTDEQLGQRLTEAVTDVSEYATRLSTLQTEVTLFSSYLVAQGAAKNGLSLKLIPKPDKYYLLELIDDPRGSVSTQVVQTNPPSEGDPVIQTQKVTKDSFKLSLQFAKRYYFTTLRVGLIESTGGVGADLHFFNDALMLKLDAFNFTADELRYPRLRATLRANAFDHLFVMAGMDDILNARQRDATTRRLLAGRDYFFGAGFFFTDDDLKALISTTGIPSL; the protein is encoded by the coding sequence GTGAAGAAGCTCGTCACGCCTTTCCGTGTTGGCCTGCTGGTCCTCGCCGCCGGAGCATTCCTCATCACGTTCGTCCTGTTCGCCAAGAAGGGCGGGCTGAGTGACCGTGACTCCACCCAGGTGTGGGCCTACTTCCGGGATGCGTCCGGCCTGGCGGTGCGCGGCCGGGTGCAGATCGCCGGCATCCCCGTCGGAGAGATCAGCGACATCAGCCTGGAGGGCACCCGCGCGAAGGTCTGGCTGAAGATCCGCAAGGGCGTGGACCTGCGTCAGGACGCCGCGGTCACCAAGCGCTCGGAGTCGCTGCTGGGCGACTACCTGCTGGACCTGAACCCCGGCACGGAGCAGGCGCCCGAGCTGGAGAACGGCGGGCAGATCCGCCGCGTCGTCGACACGCAGGGCGTGGAGGCCGTCTTCGAGTCCCTGTCGCAGATCACCTCCGACATCCAGCAGGTGACGGGCGCGCTGCGCGAGGTGCTGGGCGGTGAGAAGGGCGCCGGCAGCCTGGAGCGCATCGTGGAGAACCTGGTCCGGCTGTCGGACTCGGTGGACGCGACGGTGCGCCGCAACACGGACCGCCTGGACACCATCATGGCGAACGTGGAGGGCGTGTCCTCCGACGTGCGCGCCATCACCCAGGGCAACGGCGCGGAGGTGACGCGCATCGTCACCAACGTGGAGCGCATCACCCAGGACGTCCGCGAGGTGCTGGGCACCGTCAAGAACATCGTGGGCAGCGGGGAAGGGGAGTTCAAGGAGAGCGTCTCCAGCCTCAAGCAGACGTTGGGGCGGCTGGACAGCACGCTTGCCAACCTGGAGGAGATCACCACCAAGGTGAAGAACGGCGAGGGCGCCGCGGGCGCGCTGCTCACCGACGAGCAGCTGGGCCAGCGCTTGACCGAGGCCGTCACCGACGTGAGCGAGTACGCCACCCGCCTGAGCACCCTCCAGACGGAGGTGACCCTGTTCAGCAGCTACCTGGTGGCGCAGGGCGCGGCGAAGAACGGCCTGTCGCTGAAGCTCATCCCCAAGCCGGACAAGTACTACCTGCTGGAGCTCATCGACGACCCCCGCGGCTCCGTCAGCACGCAGGTGGTGCAGACCAACCCGCCGTCCGAAGGGGACCCGGTCATCCAGACGCAGAAGGTGACCAAGGACTCCTTCAAGCTCAGCCTCCAGTTCGCCAAGCGCTACTACTTCACCACCCTGCGCGTGGGCCTCATCGAGTCCACGGGCGGCGTGGGCGCGGACCTGCACTTCTTCAATGACGCGCTCATGCTGAAGCTGGACGCGTTCAACTTCACCGCGGACGAGCTGCGCTACCCCCGCTTGCGCGCCACCCTGCGGGCCAATGCGTTCGACCACCTGTTCGTCATGGCGGGCATGGACGACATCCTCAACGCCCGGCAGCGTGACGCGACCACCCGGCGCCTCCTCGCCGGCCGCGACTACTTCTTCGGCGCGGGCTTCTTCTTCACCGACGACGACCTGAAGGCGCTCATCTCCACCACGGGCATCCCGAGCCTCTAG